From the Sebastes fasciatus isolate fSebFas1 chromosome 3, fSebFas1.pri, whole genome shotgun sequence genome, one window contains:
- the pus10 gene encoding tRNA pseudouridine synthase Pus10 yields the protein MLPLKEKDKPIVQKLLSAGCCARCVLRFCCVSVQAAYRKPQQDTLKELQAFISNTENSKSQESAAAQSTEENNKSHDAAVSEAPEDPPSKRAKLDPSGAGAPSEEDAAVKLKDEESRVCVVCLGILQELCGTTHAVKIAETVKAGKYEFDTLILSVSLPAQLCVREHSCWLHVKKEMREKSMAVDKDDLIQVKEAFKWVIQGLVAKELGGVAVVTRSLFEASVGFTHQETDADCHFLATTCADCFRPTKNKQSVFTRMAVVKALEKISDTIFLKHYACPPAQPNSSCSPQDVQCLHMSVFIAGRYNKFSRSLPQTPWVIDGERRMESSVEELIAEHVLSSFIADGFNFSSSGREDVDVRTLGNGRPFAMELLNPHRSRLSKVEMKQLQETINKSSDKIRVRDLQIVSREAMSRMKEGEEEKTKSYTALIWTQKPIKSEDIAFIDDIKDLTLDQKTPLRVLHRRALAVRQRVVHSMNTRFLDSHHFYLGLKTQAGTYIKEFVHGDFGRTKPNLCILLKSDTDILELDVESVDVDWPPSIPE from the exons ATGCTGCCGCTGAAGGAGAAGGATAAACCCATCGTCCAGAAGCTGCTGTCGGCCGGCTGCTGCGCTCGCTGCGTCCTCAGGTTCTGCTGTGTGAGTGTCCAGGCTGCCTACAGAAAACCCCAACAG GATACACTCAAGGAACTTCAAGCTTTCATCAGCAACACAGAGAACAGCAAATCCCAAGAATCAGCAGCTGCACAGTccacagaagaaaacaacaaatcccACGATGCAGCAGTATCAGAAGCACCTGAAGACCCACCGAGTAAAAGAGCGAAACTGGATCCCAGCGGGGCCGGCGCTCCGTCAGAGGAAGACGCTGCAGtcaaactgaaggatgaagagtcgagagtgtgtgtggtctgTTTGGGGATCCTACAGGAACTCTGTGGCACGACTCATGCCGTAAag ATAGCGGAGACAGTGAAGGCAGGAAAGTACGAGTTTGACACCCTGatactgtctgtgtctctgcctGCTCAGCTGTGTGTCCGCGag CACTCCTGTTGGCTTCATGTGAAGAAGGAAATGAg AGAGAAGAGTATGGCAGTCGACAAGGACGACCTCATCCAGGTGAAGGAGGCCTTCAAGTGGGTCATCCAGGGCCTTGTCGCCAAGGAGCTGGGGGGCGTTGCCGTGGTTACCCGG agtttgtTCGAGGCCAGCGTGGGGTTCACTCACCAAGAGACGGACGCTGACTGCCACTTCCT AGCAACAACATGTGCTGACTGCTTCAGACCCACCAAGAACAAACAG TCGGTGTTCACCAGGATGGCCGTGGTCAAAGCTCTGGAAAAGATATCTGACACCATATTCCTAAA acattacgCTTGTCCACCAGCGCAGCCGAACAGCAGTTGCAGCCCTCAGGACGTCCAGTGTCTCCACATGTCTGTCTTTATCGCAG GGAGGTACAACAAGTTCTCCCGCAGTCTGCCTCAGACTCCCTGGGTGAtcgatggagagaggaggatggagtCGTCGGTGGAGGAGCTGATCGCAGAGCACGTCCTGTCGTCCTTCATAGCCGACG GATTTAATTTCTCCTCGTCTGGCAGGGAGGATGTGGACGTCCGGACTCTTGGAAACG GTCGTCCGTTTGCGATGGAGCTGCTGAATCCTCACAGATCCAGATTGAGCAAAGTGGAGatgaagcagctgcaggag accATCAACAAGTCTTCAGACAAAATCAGGGTGAGAGACCTGCAGATTGTGTCCAG GGAGGCTATGAGTCGcatgaaggagggagaggaggagaaaaccaAGTCATACACGGCGCTCATCTGGACCCAGAAACCCATTAAGAGTGAAGACATCGCCTTCATCGATGACATCAAG GATCTAACGCTGGACCAGAAGACCCCTCTGAGGGTTTTGCACCGACGGGCGCTGGCCGTCCGTCAGCGAGTCGTCCACAGTATGAACACCCGCTTCCTGGACTCTCATCACTTCTACCTGGGGCTGAAAACACAGGCCGGGAC TTACATCAAAGAGTTCGTCCACGGAGACTTTGGTCGCACTAAACCCAACCTGTGTATCCTGCTGAAGAGCGATACGGACATCCTGGAGCTCGACGTGGAG TCTGTGGACGTGGACTGGCCTCCGTCCATCCCAGAGTGA
- the cct4 gene encoding T-complex protein 1 subunit delta: protein MPEIMAAPRLSNMGRHKGGMYVDRDKPAQIRFSNISAAKAVADAIRTSLGPKGMDKMIQDEKGDVTITNDGATILKQMQVLHPAAKMLVELSKAQDIEAGDGTTSVVVIAGALLDACSKLLQRGIHPTTISESFQKAVEKGVEVLTGMSRPVLLSDRETLLNSATTSLCSKVVSQYSSLLAPMSVDAVMRVIDPATATGVDLTDIKIIKKLGGTIDDCEMVDGLVLTQRLANSSVSRVEKAKIGLIQFCLSPPKTDMDNQIVVSDYAQMDRVLREERAYILNMVKLIKKAGCNVLLIQKSILRDALSDLALHFLNKMKIMVVKEIEREDIEFICKTLGTKPIAHIDHFLPEMLGTAELAEEVNLDGSGKLVKITGCASPGKTVSIVVRGSNKLVIEEAERSIHDALCVIRCLVKKRALIAGGGAPEIELAVRLAEYSRTLAGMEAYCVRAYADALEVIPSTLAENAGLNPISTVTELRNRHAQGDKMAGINVRKGGISNILEELVVQPLLVSVSALTLSTETVRSILKIDDVVNTR from the exons ATGCCAGAGATAATGGCGGCACCAAGACTCTCAAACATGGGGCGACACAAAGGAGGGATGTACGTGGACCGCGACAAGCCGGCCCAGATCCGCTTCAGCAACATCTCTGCTGCTAAAG CTGTTGCAGATGCCATCAGAACAAGCCTGGGGCCTAAAGGCATGGACAAGATG ATCCAGGATGAGAAAGGTGACGTGACCATTACCAACGATGGCGCCACCATCCTGAAACAGATGCAGGTGCTACACCCTGCAGCCAAAATG ctgGTCGAACTATCCAAAGCCCAGGACATTGAGGCTGGAGACGGCACCACCTCTGTGGTGGTGATTGCTGGAGCGCTGCTGGACGCCTGCTCCAAGCTGCTGCAGAGAG GTATCCACCCCACCACCATCTCTGAGTCATTCCAGAAGGCGGTGGAGAAAGGCGTGGAGGTGCTGACGGGCATGAGCCGACCGGTGCTGCTGAGCGACCGCGAGACGCTGCTCAACAGCGCCACCACATCGCTGTGCTCCAAGGTGGTGTCGCAGTACTCCAGCCTGCTGGCGCCCATGAGCGTGGACGCCGTCATGAGAGTCATCGACCCAGCCACCGCCACCGGCGTCGACCTGACGGACATCAAAATCATCAAGAAGCTCGG AGGGACCATTGATGACTGTGAGATGGTGGACGGCCTGGTTCTGACCCAGAGGTTGGCCAACAGCAGCGTGTCCCGTGTGGAGAAGGCCAAGATTGGCCTCATCCAGTTCTGCCTGTCCCCTCCCAAAACTGAC ATGGACAACCAGATCGTGGTGTCGGACTACGCCCAGATGGACCGCGTGCTGCGGGAGGAGCGCGCTTACATCCTCAACATGGTGAAACTGATCAAGAAGGCCGGCTGCAACGTGCTGCTCATCCAGAAGTCCATCCTCAG AGACGCTCTGAGTGACCTCGCCCTGCACTTCCTCAACAAAATGAAGATCATGGTGGTGAAGGAGATCGAGAGAGAGGACATTGAGTTCATCTGCAAG ACTCTTGGCACCAAGCCCATCGCCCACATCGACCACTTCCTTCCAGAGATGCTCGGAACAGCAGAGCTGGCAGAGGAGGTCAACCTGGATGGCTCCGGCAAGCTGGTCAAG ATCACCGGCTGTGCCAGCCCCGGGAAGACGGTGAGCATCGTGGTTCGGGGCTCCAACAAGCTGGTGATCGAGGAGGCAGAGCGCTCCATCCATGATGCGCTGTGTGTCATCCGCTGCCTAGTCAAGAAGAG ggCTCTGATAGCTGGTGGCGGCGCTCCAGAGATCGAGCTGGCCGTGCGTCTGGCAGAGTACTCTCGCACTCTGGCCGGAATGGAGGCGTACTGCGTGCGGGCGTACGCTGACGCCCTTGAGGTGATCCCCTCAACGCTGGCTGAGAACGCCGGCCTGAACCCCATCTCCACCGTGACTGAGCTGCGCAACAGGCATGCTCAGGGAGACAAGATGGCTGGCATAAACGTCCGCAAG GGAGGTATCTCCAACATCCTGGAGGAACTGGTGGTGCAGCCTTTACTGGTTTCCGTCAGTGCTCTGACCCTTTCCACAGAGACTGTCCGCAGCATCCTCAAGATCGACGATGTG GTGAACACCCGATAA